In the Helianthus annuus cultivar XRQ/B chromosome 11, HanXRQr2.0-SUNRISE, whole genome shotgun sequence genome, one interval contains:
- the LOC110888729 gene encoding TSET complex member tstE-like — translation MGTRSSNNANKRRDANPPVEAQAAAATGAEIRGKGYMGTLPKCDVCQFHYAGRCRAGKCETCGKVGHAKETCWYGAGRGNGGQRGNGNGNGNHGGNGYGNRNQGGNYNQGGNGNRGGSGNQAGNGNRGANSNQGRNGNGNGRGQGCFSCGDVGHFKRDCPKNNQAQGRVFNIGAREARQDPNVVTEFKNILGLVASKLDIPYSVELANGKLVEANKVIRGCVIVLGERKFMLDLLPFELGSFDVVVGMDWLSSNRAEIVCHEKIIRIPMTNEETTVIHGEKHDTPLRIISCLKT, via the exons ATGGGTACTCGTTCGAGCAACAATGCCAACAAGCGTAGAGACGCTAACCCACCAGTTGAGGCACAAGCTGCTGCTGCTACTGGTGCTGAGATTAGAGGAAAAGGGTATATGGGCACCCTGCCCAAATGTGATGTGTGTCAGTTTCATTACGCTGGACGATGCAGAGCTGGAAAGTGTGAAACGTGCGGAAAAGTTGGCCATGCCAAGGAGACATGTTGGTATGGTGCCGGTCGTGGGAATGGTGGTCAAAGAGGAAATGGTAATGGCAATGGAAACCATGGTGGAAACGGTTATGGGAATAGAAACCAAGGTGGAAACTATAATCAGGGAGGTAATGGAAATCGTGGTGGTTCTGGAAATCAAGCTGGTAATGGAAACCGCGGAGCAAACAGCAACCAGGGCagaaatggaaatggaaatggtcgTGGCCAAGGTTGCTTTAGCTGTGGTGATGTAGGGCATTTCAAGCGAGATTGCCCAAAGAACAATCAAGCccaaggaagggttttcaacattggagctagggaagctcgTCAGGATCCGAACGTAGTCACTG agtttaagaatatacttgggttaGTTGCCAGTAAGTTAGATATCCCGTATtcagtagaactagctaatggaaagctagtagaagCAAACAAAGTGATTAGAGGCTGTGTAATAGTGCTTGGAGAGCGTAAGTTTATGCTTGATCTTCTGCCATTCGAATTGGGAAGTTTCGATGTagtagttggaatggattggttgtcaagtaacCGAGCTGAGATCGTATGCCATGAGAAGATTATCCGCATCCCGATGACGAATGAAGAGACGACTGTGATTCATGGGGAGAAGCATGATACGCCTCTAAGGATTATCAGTTGTTTGAAAACCTGA